Proteins encoded within one genomic window of Halocatena marina:
- a CDS encoding GNAT family N-acetyltransferase → MDLQRLTLSEWDEALPSSGTEVFHTPSVLSAIDDHSNGELRLYGGFKGEQPVALLPVFVNERTIGRVVTSPPPSMGIPRLGPLVLSASPKQRKKETVNEGFAEQILDDLDVEARSTLFRMICPRAYPDPRPYQWNRLEVQPRFTYVLDLEDCTVDNVMDPFSRSLRNEMRNRESSDITISVEGMDTAEQICDSVNEHFADYGARSPADWSFVQDLLNADSVHHRVYVARTDDGSYCSGIIVLYSDDTAYYWLGGITATHEGVSVNSLLHRTVIEDIIEEPELDSVTRYDLVGANTERLCRYKGKFSGMLVPYYVVESNGLEMKLAKGVYDLATR, encoded by the coding sequence ATCGATCTGCAACGACTCACGCTGTCCGAGTGGGATGAGGCACTCCCCTCGTCAGGGACCGAAGTGTTTCACACACCATCAGTTCTCTCAGCTATCGACGATCATTCTAATGGGGAGCTGCGATTATACGGTGGATTCAAAGGTGAACAGCCGGTCGCACTCTTGCCGGTGTTCGTTAATGAACGAACGATCGGTCGTGTTGTGACCTCGCCACCCCCCTCGATGGGGATTCCACGACTCGGCCCACTTGTGCTGAGTGCTAGTCCAAAGCAACGAAAGAAAGAAACTGTCAACGAAGGGTTTGCCGAACAGATACTCGACGATCTCGATGTCGAGGCCAGATCGACGCTCTTTCGGATGATCTGTCCGAGGGCCTATCCTGATCCACGGCCGTATCAGTGGAACCGTCTTGAGGTACAACCACGATTCACCTACGTTCTCGATCTCGAAGACTGCACGGTCGACAACGTGATGGATCCGTTCAGTCGGAGCCTCCGGAACGAGATGCGCAACCGTGAGTCGAGCGACATCACGATTTCGGTGGAGGGGATGGACACAGCAGAGCAGATCTGTGACTCTGTGAACGAACACTTCGCCGATTACGGAGCACGATCGCCTGCTGACTGGTCGTTCGTTCAGGATCTCCTCAACGCGGATTCAGTACATCATCGGGTGTACGTCGCCCGTACGGATGATGGATCCTATTGTAGTGGCATTATCGTTCTTTATTCCGATGATACTGCCTACTACTGGCTGGGAGGTATCACGGCAACTCACGAAGGTGTAAGCGTCAACAGCCTTCTTCATCGGACCGTCATTGAGGATATCATCGAAGAACCAGAGTTGGATTCGGTCACTCGTTATGATCTTGTCGGTGCGAACACAGAACGGCTCTGTCGATACAAAGGAAAGTTCAGCGGGATGCTTGTCCCGTATTACGTCGTCGAATCCAACGGTCTAGAAATGAAGCTTGCAAAAGGTGTTTATGATCTCGCAACTCGATAG
- a CDS encoding polysaccharide deacetylase family protein: MFDDYEFALCLTHDIDRPYKAWPQALYYALADRQPSHLLSMLPERNPYWQFETIMAVEDDFDVRSAFYFLNEPDLLRDKSPVSWFRSENWIQQLGRYDITDEAIVDVIHTLDRGGWEIGIHGSYHSYADQFRLAYEKAVLESLYDGSILGGRQHYLNLDRPQTWQYHAELGLRYDASLGSSTSYGFTNGYGVKRPFDNSFVVFPLTIMEVALPDPGTKEDEAIAECDRLLREAAENDAVMTILWHLRYFNEDEFPGYLRLYRYIIERAQELNAWIGPPGELYPHVAKPPDSTETRPKTEL, from the coding sequence GTGTTTGATGATTACGAATTTGCGCTGTGTCTCACGCACGATATCGATCGGCCGTACAAGGCATGGCCGCAAGCGTTGTACTACGCGCTCGCCGACCGCCAGCCATCGCATCTCCTGTCGATGCTTCCTGAGAGAAATCCCTACTGGCAGTTCGAGACGATCATGGCGGTCGAGGATGACTTCGACGTCCGGTCTGCGTTTTACTTCCTAAACGAGCCGGATCTGCTGCGGGATAAGTCGCCCGTTTCGTGGTTTCGCTCGGAGAACTGGATACAACAGCTCGGGCGATACGACATCACAGACGAGGCGATCGTCGACGTCATCCACACACTCGACCGCGGAGGATGGGAGATTGGGATCCACGGATCCTATCACTCGTACGCGGATCAGTTCCGTCTCGCCTACGAGAAAGCGGTGCTCGAATCACTCTATGACGGCTCGATCCTCGGTGGCCGACAGCACTATCTCAATCTCGATCGTCCACAGACGTGGCAGTATCACGCCGAGTTGGGACTGCGCTACGACGCGAGCTTGGGTTCGAGCACCAGTTATGGATTCACAAACGGCTACGGGGTCAAACGGCCGTTCGACAACTCGTTCGTTGTGTTCCCACTGACAATCATGGAAGTCGCACTCCCAGATCCCGGAACGAAAGAAGATGAGGCGATCGCTGAATGCGATCGGCTGCTTCGGGAAGCTGCAGAGAATGATGCTGTGATGACTATTCTCTGGCACCTTCGGTACTTCAACGAAGATGAGTTCCCCGGATATCTCCGTCTGTACCGATACATCATAGAACGCGCCCAAGAGCTGAACGCATGGATTGGGCCGCCCGGAGAGCTCTATCCACACGTTGCAAAACCGCCCGACAGCACAGAAACAAGACCAAAAACGGAGCTCTAA
- a CDS encoding DUF354 domain-containing protein, translating to MRFLFFTNTPAHVHLYKHAVATLRDEGHEVSILARDYGCTIDLLDWYGLSYTVYGPCGTTRWSLLRRLPEHYARIARHALSFDPDLIFGMGAYAAHAGALTRTPVVLVLDSEPTGLDHTISMPFARTIVTPMAFRKDLGSNHYVFNGFKECAYLHPNVYEPSVNVRKHLDLTPDERYVLVRLNAFGSHHDVGHGGFSADERRKLITQLAEHATVFVSDEGEDFPFDSLPARPFDIHPALLHDTLAEASLLVADTQTMVTEAALLGTPAIRSNSFVGPEDMGNFLELEENNLVYNLRTFEEVLETAETVLSQSGVEREWERKRDRYVSELVNPTKTITTLAVEAGDASAVENLHRRSMHEQQPIRKERSPQQK from the coding sequence ATGAGATTTCTATTTTTCACAAACACCCCGGCTCACGTTCACCTATACAAGCACGCGGTCGCAACGCTTCGGGATGAAGGACACGAGGTGTCGATCTTGGCGCGTGATTATGGCTGTACTATCGATCTTCTCGATTGGTACGGGCTCTCATACACTGTGTACGGGCCGTGTGGGACGACGCGCTGGTCGTTACTCCGACGGCTCCCTGAACACTACGCTCGCATTGCCCGCCATGCGCTCTCATTCGATCCAGATCTCATCTTCGGAATGGGTGCGTATGCTGCCCACGCTGGCGCACTCACGCGGACGCCAGTCGTGTTGGTCCTCGATTCAGAGCCGACGGGACTAGATCACACCATTTCGATGCCGTTCGCTCGAACCATCGTGACACCAATGGCGTTCCGTAAGGATCTTGGTTCGAATCACTACGTCTTCAATGGATTCAAAGAATGTGCGTATCTCCATCCGAACGTCTATGAGCCATCAGTCAACGTCCGCAAACACCTCGATCTCACGCCCGATGAGCGGTACGTCCTCGTTCGTCTCAATGCCTTCGGCTCTCACCACGATGTCGGCCACGGCGGATTCTCGGCTGACGAACGCCGCAAACTAATTACGCAGTTGGCCGAGCACGCTACAGTGTTCGTCTCCGATGAAGGCGAGGATTTCCCGTTTGACTCGCTTCCTGCTCGTCCGTTTGACATCCATCCAGCTCTGTTGCACGATACACTCGCGGAAGCGTCGTTGCTCGTCGCTGACACACAGACGATGGTGACTGAAGCAGCGTTGCTCGGAACCCCCGCGATCCGTTCGAACTCGTTCGTCGGGCCCGAAGATATGGGGAACTTCCTCGAACTCGAAGAAAATAATCTCGTCTACAATCTTCGAACGTTTGAGGAAGTGCTGGAAACTGCTGAGACTGTTCTGAGCCAATCCGGTGTCGAGCGCGAATGGGAACGCAAACGCGACCGATACGTGAGCGAGCTGGTGAATCCAACAAAGACGATAACAACGCTCGCAGTGGAAGCCGGAGACGCTTCTGCTGTTGAAAACCTCCATCGACGCTCCATGCACGAACAGCAACCGATACGGAAAGAGCGGTCACCACAGCAGAAGTAA
- a CDS encoding Gfo/Idh/MocA family protein: MFEQLPVGVIGVGDMGQHHARVYTESPRVDLVGVVDEDEERAEAVAAEYSTRALDQSTVLEEAKAVSIVVPTRAHAPIAREAIDAGVGVLIEKPFVHDPSVGQDLIEQANERDVVLQVGHIERFNPAIRTLADILADLDVIAIDARRLGPPIDRDVDQSVAFDLMIHDIDILLSLLDSEPRSISAVGCRDNRHVTATLQFDDDIVGTLTASRLTQQKVRECWITTSECLIVVDYIEQTVRIHRHSLPEYVESAGGVRYRHESITERPTVENGEPLKHELLSFVDAVTNGTEPVVTGTDGLRALEIVRQIDALATSSEQEIPQKIGSGILADSGSDSIGGI, from the coding sequence ATGTTTGAGCAGCTACCTGTCGGGGTCATCGGCGTCGGCGATATGGGTCAGCACCACGCGCGTGTCTACACGGAGTCACCCCGGGTTGATCTCGTCGGCGTCGTAGACGAAGACGAAGAGCGCGCAGAAGCAGTCGCTGCTGAGTATAGTACACGTGCACTCGACCAATCAACGGTTCTCGAGGAGGCCAAAGCGGTATCGATTGTCGTCCCAACGCGTGCGCACGCACCGATTGCTCGAGAGGCGATCGACGCTGGTGTTGGCGTTCTCATCGAGAAGCCATTTGTTCATGACCCGTCTGTCGGACAGGATCTTATCGAACAGGCCAACGAACGAGACGTTGTTCTTCAAGTTGGCCATATCGAACGATTTAACCCGGCAATTCGGACGCTTGCCGATATACTCGCCGATCTTGATGTAATTGCCATCGATGCACGCCGCCTCGGACCACCGATCGACCGGGACGTCGATCAGAGTGTTGCGTTCGATCTGATGATCCACGATATTGACATTCTTCTGTCGCTCCTCGATTCCGAGCCACGGTCGATTAGTGCTGTTGGTTGCCGTGACAACCGTCACGTCACCGCGACGCTCCAGTTCGATGATGACATTGTTGGGACGCTGACAGCGAGTCGTCTCACACAGCAGAAGGTCCGTGAGTGTTGGATCACCACGAGCGAGTGTTTGATTGTCGTCGATTACATCGAGCAGACAGTTCGAATTCACCGCCACTCGCTACCGGAGTACGTCGAATCGGCTGGTGGCGTTCGCTATCGCCACGAGAGTATCACTGAACGACCGACGGTCGAGAACGGCGAACCACTGAAACACGAGCTACTGTCGTTCGTTGACGCGGTCACGAACGGAACGGAGCCAGTTGTCACGGGGACAGACGGACTGCGAGCGCTCGAAATTGTACGGCAGATAGACGCGCTTGCAACCAGCTCCGAACAGGAGATTCCACAGAAGATTGGATCTGGAATCCTCGCCGATAGCGGGTCGGATTCCATCGGAGGGATATGA
- a CDS encoding glycosyltransferase family 2 protein, translated as MYRNHTIGVVVTAYNEEGLVGDVISRMPRFVDRVYAVDDCSTDGTWDEITQHAATPVNETVTSPVPDGGRNAEQMVVPIRHETNQGVGGAIKSGFEHALEDRVDIVAVMDGDGQMDPAHLHRLLDPIIDGKATYAKGNRLSRMSHFRGMSPLRVIGNLILTALTRIASGYWRMSDPQNGYNAISRSALERLSISDLYSGYGFRNDILVHLNVQQAIIADVAMPAIYGEEESGIRYSNFVPRMSGLLLRRFLWRLHQRYMSKHGSFESGLSAAVISVLAGVILLTRTLSRKRSLFSRISTVGMVFGGLLMALAMAESRHANDATVVVGEDE; from the coding sequence ATGTATCGAAATCATACGATTGGCGTCGTCGTGACAGCGTACAACGAAGAGGGATTGGTTGGCGATGTGATCAGCCGCATGCCAAGATTCGTTGACCGAGTGTACGCTGTCGATGACTGTTCGACCGACGGAACGTGGGACGAAATCACCCAACACGCTGCTACGCCGGTGAATGAGACCGTTACGTCTCCTGTTCCCGACGGAGGGCGAAACGCCGAACAGATGGTCGTTCCCATCCGACACGAGACCAACCAAGGGGTTGGCGGTGCGATCAAGTCGGGATTCGAGCACGCACTTGAGGATAGAGTAGACATTGTCGCGGTGATGGACGGTGATGGACAGATGGATCCAGCACACCTCCATCGGCTCCTCGATCCGATCATCGATGGAAAAGCCACGTACGCGAAAGGCAATCGCCTTTCGAGAATGTCCCATTTTCGAGGGATGTCACCGCTGCGTGTCATCGGGAACCTCATTCTGACCGCTCTCACGAGAATCGCGAGCGGTTACTGGCGCATGAGTGATCCCCAAAACGGATACAATGCCATCTCTCGGTCGGCGCTCGAGCGTCTCTCGATCTCTGATCTGTACAGCGGCTATGGGTTCAGAAACGACATTCTCGTCCATTTGAACGTCCAGCAGGCAATTATCGCAGACGTTGCGATGCCAGCTATCTACGGAGAAGAAGAAAGCGGTATCCGCTACAGCAACTTCGTCCCACGGATGTCCGGGCTCTTGCTGCGTCGGTTCCTCTGGCGGCTCCATCAGCGGTACATGTCGAAGCACGGCTCCTTCGAGTCGGGTTTATCAGCCGCAGTGATCAGTGTACTCGCGGGAGTCATTCTCCTCACTCGAACACTCTCTCGCAAACGCTCGCTGTTTTCGCGGATCAGCACTGTAGGGATGGTGTTCGGTGGTTTGCTGATGGCGCTTGCGATGGCCGAGAGTCGACACGCGAACGATGCAACCGTGGTGGTTGGTGAAGATGAGTAA
- a CDS encoding HalOD1 output domain-containing protein: MGVDTENEGEWTSFESDLEDVAMFGYDPSEHDLGVRVVEAVGSVADIDETEIITPLNDAIDPEALDTLFVQGIGGRVSFPFIDYQVTVSVSENGTGRIYVE, from the coding sequence ATGGGAGTAGATACGGAGAATGAGGGGGAGTGGACGTCTTTCGAATCGGATCTGGAAGATGTAGCGATGTTCGGATACGATCCATCAGAACATGATCTCGGTGTGCGAGTTGTCGAAGCAGTTGGTTCAGTTGCAGATATCGACGAGACAGAGATCATCACACCGCTGAACGACGCTATCGATCCTGAAGCACTGGATACGTTATTCGTTCAGGGGATCGGTGGACGGGTGAGTTTCCCGTTCATCGACTACCAAGTGACTGTAAGCGTTTCAGAAAATGGTACCGGCCGAATCTATGTTGAATAA
- a CDS encoding antibiotic ABC transporter permease, whose translation MTQRVSTYTTETSALNDEQRTIDILRKTLAYARTRDYKGWDYGDGMSSKLLQWFPIDNKWLNLVVQEVAKRPPINVRPLLLIEQRRNYKGTALFAMTNLNTAKLQSVCTPDETSASTPGSGAWSEMGIDTDVDYEDESYQLNQWLISNRSVGYSGFCGGHKHQIQHFHSRGVPNDPDVVSTSYAVKSLLSAASLDPMYLSVAETAANFVVDDLNYRTVADGACIDYHFNHPSDSYTINAGAIGARLLIDLYDQFGDESYRRRAKCLLDHIAGLQTDIGGWTYRDPPSASHLSMDNHHNGFVIEAFLRYQDVTGTDRYAKTLDRALTFYRETLFDPSGAPNWDEKKSYPRDIHASAQGILVFTYAGDLDFARRILAWALDNLYVGDGKFYYRKHRFYTTRVTLMRWCQAWMAYAMSEYLIALQNQSKQTVDV comes from the coding sequence ATGACACAACGCGTTTCAACTTATACGACCGAGACATCCGCACTTAACGACGAGCAACGCACAATCGATATCCTGCGAAAAACGCTGGCCTACGCTCGAACACGGGACTACAAAGGATGGGATTACGGTGACGGGATGAGCAGTAAGCTCCTCCAGTGGTTCCCAATCGATAATAAGTGGCTGAATCTCGTCGTCCAAGAGGTCGCGAAACGACCACCTATCAACGTTCGACCGTTGTTGCTCATTGAGCAACGGCGTAACTACAAGGGGACGGCGCTATTCGCAATGACGAATCTGAACACCGCCAAACTCCAATCGGTGTGCACTCCGGATGAGACGTCTGCGTCGACGCCGGGATCCGGTGCTTGGTCTGAGATGGGTATCGATACCGATGTCGATTACGAAGACGAGAGTTACCAGCTCAATCAGTGGCTCATCTCGAATCGGAGCGTCGGGTACAGTGGCTTCTGTGGGGGCCACAAACATCAAATTCAGCATTTCCACAGCCGTGGAGTGCCGAATGATCCCGATGTCGTCTCGACCTCATACGCTGTCAAGTCGCTACTGTCGGCCGCGTCGCTCGATCCGATGTACCTGTCTGTCGCAGAAACCGCTGCCAACTTCGTTGTCGACGATCTCAACTACCGAACCGTCGCTGATGGAGCGTGCATCGACTACCACTTCAACCACCCGAGTGACTCGTATACGATCAACGCCGGTGCAATTGGTGCGAGACTGCTCATAGATCTGTACGACCAATTCGGAGACGAGTCCTACCGCCGCCGAGCGAAATGTCTCCTCGACCACATCGCTGGCCTGCAGACCGATATCGGTGGCTGGACCTACCGCGATCCTCCGTCAGCCTCACATCTCTCAATGGACAACCATCACAACGGATTTGTCATCGAGGCGTTCCTCCGGTATCAAGATGTGACCGGCACTGATCGATACGCGAAGACGCTGGATCGGGCACTCACGTTCTATCGGGAGACCCTATTCGATCCGTCCGGTGCACCGAACTGGGACGAAAAGAAATCGTACCCACGGGATATCCACGCGAGTGCACAAGGGATTCTCGTGTTTACCTACGCTGGTGATCTTGATTTCGCACGACGTATTCTTGCATGGGCGCTCGACAACCTTTATGTGGGTGATGGAAAGTTCTACTACCGAAAACACCGCTTCTATACGACGCGGGTAACGTTGATGCGGTGGTGTCAGGCGTGGATGGCATACGCGATGTCGGAGTATCTGATAGCTCTGCAGAACCAATCGAAACAGACAGTGGATGTCTAG
- a CDS encoding GNAT family N-acetyltransferase yields the protein MGVEIERIDGSDNEIWNRLVEQSPHTCLFHRHEALSVQAEHADTAVHPLVGYVGEEPIGLFPLFELTRGPIRTAFSPPPELRVSYLGPALLNGDGLKQRKLERRQRQFIDGCFEWADSEFDPKYGHMRIHGCYDDLRPFLWNGCDVTPSYTYLVDLSPGPEDLLMSFSRDARSNIQDGEEETFTIEEGGQAAISDIIEQVNNRYESQDIDYHVTPSFVKELAAGLPDGSVRPYALQVDGEFIGGLLALDDGDTVYRWQGGVRTDIDIDLPVNDLLDWHVMTEAMERDRATYDLVGADNPRINRYKAKFNPELVPFYTVERGSPVITSLAHAYKWIRDRT from the coding sequence ATGGGAGTCGAAATCGAGCGTATAGATGGTAGTGACAACGAAATATGGAATAGACTTGTCGAGCAATCACCGCACACGTGTTTGTTTCACCGGCACGAGGCGTTGTCTGTGCAAGCTGAACACGCAGATACTGCGGTTCATCCACTCGTAGGGTACGTGGGAGAGGAGCCGATTGGGTTGTTTCCTCTGTTCGAACTTACACGTGGACCAATTCGGACCGCATTCTCACCACCGCCAGAGCTTCGAGTCTCCTATCTCGGTCCCGCACTATTGAATGGAGACGGGCTGAAACAGCGAAAGCTCGAACGTCGGCAGCGCCAGTTCATCGATGGGTGTTTCGAATGGGCCGACTCGGAGTTCGATCCGAAATACGGACACATGCGTATCCACGGCTGTTATGACGATTTGCGACCGTTTCTCTGGAACGGCTGTGATGTGACACCGTCGTATACATACCTCGTCGATCTCTCTCCGGGACCTGAGGATCTCCTGATGTCGTTTAGTCGTGATGCCCGAAGTAACATTCAGGATGGAGAAGAGGAAACATTCACAATTGAGGAAGGTGGTCAAGCAGCAATCTCCGATATCATTGAACAGGTGAATAACCGGTACGAGAGTCAAGATATCGACTATCACGTTACGCCTTCATTTGTGAAGGAGTTGGCAGCTGGTCTCCCCGATGGATCCGTGCGTCCGTACGCGCTTCAGGTCGATGGTGAGTTCATCGGTGGGCTGCTCGCACTCGACGACGGCGATACTGTGTATCGATGGCAGGGTGGTGTCCGGACAGATATCGACATCGATCTTCCTGTGAATGATCTACTCGATTGGCACGTAATGACCGAAGCAATGGAGCGAGACCGAGCGACATACGATCTCGTCGGAGCGGACAATCCCCGCATCAACCGCTATAAGGCGAAGTTCAATCCAGAACTCGTTCCGTTCTATACGGTCGAACGCGGCTCACCGGTGATCACGTCACTAGCACACGCCTACAAGTGGATCCGCGACCGGACGTAG
- the wecB gene encoding non-hydrolyzing UDP-N-acetylglucosamine 2-epimerase — MSKRILSVVGARPQFIKAFPVSNALRRSHDDVLVHTGQHYDAMLSDVFFAELDIPEPAYNLGVGSGTHADQTAQMMIELDDVLDAESPDVMIVYGDTNSTLAGALVAAKRSTTLVHIEAGLRSGNRSMPEEHNRIATDHLADVLLAPTSSAVDTLRSESVPGEIHETGDVMYDAILYVRERANEVSAIREQLDLEPDGYVLATVHRAGNTSNKSRLSSIIRGLASVSVPVVLPIHPRTEAALKENGLWQLACDQLTIIDPVGYLDFVSLLEGATLVATDSGGVQREAFYLDTQCITLRDETEWVETIDCGWNTLVGADSDRIAQALAQNEPNPPKPQLYGDGRAAERVAEVIDSV; from the coding sequence ATGAGTAAGCGAATCCTCTCAGTTGTCGGTGCGCGACCACAGTTCATCAAGGCGTTTCCGGTGTCAAACGCACTTCGTCGCTCGCACGACGATGTGCTTGTCCACACTGGTCAGCACTACGACGCGATGCTCTCGGACGTGTTCTTCGCCGAGCTCGACATCCCCGAACCAGCGTACAACCTTGGTGTCGGTTCGGGAACCCACGCCGACCAGACTGCGCAGATGATGATCGAACTCGACGATGTGCTCGACGCAGAATCACCAGACGTGATGATCGTCTACGGTGACACCAACTCGACGCTTGCTGGTGCACTCGTTGCTGCGAAGCGCTCGACGACGCTCGTTCACATCGAGGCTGGACTGCGGAGCGGGAATCGATCGATGCCCGAAGAACACAACCGAATCGCAACCGATCACCTCGCAGACGTGTTACTCGCGCCGACCAGCAGTGCTGTAGACACACTCCGTTCTGAGAGTGTTCCTGGCGAGATTCACGAGACCGGCGATGTGATGTACGATGCCATTCTGTACGTCCGCGAACGCGCCAACGAGGTGTCGGCAATCCGCGAGCAACTCGATCTCGAACCGGATGGATACGTTCTTGCGACGGTTCACAGAGCGGGCAACACGAGCAACAAAAGCCGACTGTCGTCCATCATCCGTGGGCTGGCGAGTGTCTCGGTCCCGGTCGTTCTTCCGATCCACCCGCGAACCGAAGCGGCGCTCAAAGAGAACGGTCTGTGGCAGTTGGCCTGCGATCAACTCACGATCATCGATCCCGTTGGCTATCTTGATTTCGTCAGTCTCCTCGAAGGAGCAACACTCGTTGCAACTGACTCTGGTGGCGTCCAGCGTGAGGCGTTCTACCTCGATACGCAGTGCATTACATTACGCGATGAAACAGAATGGGTCGAGACGATAGACTGTGGTTGGAATACACTCGTCGGGGCTGACAGTGACCGTATCGCACAGGCGCTCGCGCAGAACGAGCCTAATCCGCCGAAACCACAGCTTTACGGCGATGGTCGAGCCGCAGAGCGTGTTGCTGAGGTGATTGATAGTGTTTGA
- a CDS encoding glycosyltransferase family 4 protein, which produces MDIDRLLIVGTLGGGGIHQYVEQQYQALNGSVDASVYDMMSEPKGAGVWWMITSTLASLLAALRFPFRSPPDIVHVHTSHRFSFYRAAFYVLWASSVWNRPVILHIHGSSFDEFVMTDSWLVSRIQSLVFEACDRVIVLSPYWHDVLSTRVDEKKLRVLPNAIDPSEYTPTFGGDPPHIVFVSNLVERKGVHELVDAVEAIVVEQDVRVSIAGSGPLTETVEAVADQYDAVDYLGYVSEEDKRALLESGSIFVLPAYAEGLPIAMLEGMAGGNAIVSTTVGSIPEVIGEENGILVDPGDAEQLTEALTTLVSLPEQTEQMGRQNRQLTRDTYSWAAAKKTLHDIYAGLPSG; this is translated from the coding sequence ATGGATATCGATCGCCTTCTTATCGTCGGGACGCTCGGCGGCGGTGGCATTCACCAATACGTCGAGCAACAGTATCAGGCTCTCAACGGTAGCGTTGACGCGTCGGTGTATGATATGATGTCCGAACCGAAAGGGGCTGGCGTATGGTGGATGATTACGTCCACGCTCGCCTCTCTTCTGGCGGCACTCCGGTTCCCATTCCGATCGCCGCCGGATATCGTTCACGTTCATACCTCGCACCGATTTTCCTTCTATCGCGCGGCGTTTTACGTTCTGTGGGCGTCATCCGTTTGGAACCGTCCAGTTATCCTCCACATCCACGGCTCATCATTCGATGAGTTCGTGATGACCGATTCGTGGCTCGTCTCACGGATACAGTCCCTCGTCTTCGAGGCGTGTGACCGCGTCATCGTGCTCTCTCCCTACTGGCACGACGTGTTATCGACCCGTGTCGATGAAAAAAAGCTCCGTGTTCTTCCGAATGCGATCGATCCCAGCGAGTACACACCCACGTTCGGCGGTGATCCGCCGCACATCGTTTTCGTCTCGAATCTCGTCGAGCGGAAAGGCGTCCACGAACTTGTCGATGCTGTCGAAGCGATCGTCGTTGAGCAGGATGTGCGCGTGAGCATCGCCGGGAGTGGTCCACTCACAGAAACGGTTGAGGCGGTAGCAGACCAGTACGACGCTGTCGACTACCTCGGGTACGTCTCAGAGGAGGACAAACGAGCACTGCTCGAGTCGGGCTCTATTTTCGTGCTTCCGGCGTACGCTGAGGGGCTTCCGATCGCAATGTTGGAAGGAATGGCCGGCGGAAACGCTATTGTTTCGACTACTGTTGGGAGTATCCCTGAAGTCATCGGCGAGGAGAATGGGATTCTCGTCGACCCCGGTGATGCAGAGCAACTAACCGAAGCGCTCACCACGCTCGTCTCGCTCCCAGAACAGACCGAACAGATGGGACGACAAAACCGTCAGCTCACGCGCGATACGTATTCGTGGGCCGCCGCAAAGAAGACACTCCACGATATTTACGCTGGTCTCCCAAGCGGGTGA
- a CDS encoding FAD-dependent oxidoreductase: MTHVTVIGGGPAGLSAALFTAKNELETRVFDTDETWMHKAHLFNYLGIESIDGSEFMSDARDQIEEFGIDRHQGAAVTSLDQNGAGFTVTTDGDEYESEYVVLATGANRDLAEALGCAFTDDGTVDVSLSMETSIEDAYATGAMVRAEEWQAVISAGDGAAAALNILTKEKGQHFHDFDTPADAA; the protein is encoded by the coding sequence ATGACACACGTCACTGTCATCGGAGGCGGTCCAGCCGGATTGAGCGCTGCGCTGTTCACGGCGAAAAATGAACTCGAAACGAGAGTGTTCGACACTGACGAGACGTGGATGCACAAAGCACACCTGTTCAATTATCTCGGTATCGAAAGCATCGACGGGAGCGAATTCATGTCCGACGCTCGAGATCAAATTGAAGAGTTCGGCATCGATCGTCATCAGGGAGCGGCCGTCACCAGTCTCGATCAAAACGGAGCAGGGTTCACCGTGACGACCGACGGCGACGAGTACGAAAGCGAGTACGTTGTGCTCGCAACGGGTGCAAACCGAGACCTCGCTGAAGCCCTCGGCTGTGCGTTCACCGACGACGGAACGGTGGATGTGTCTCTTTCGATGGAAACGAGTATCGAAGACGCGTACGCAACCGGAGCGATGGTACGCGCCGAAGAGTGGCAAGCTGTCATCTCAGCGGGTGACGGCGCAGCAGCTGCACTGAACATTCTCACGAAAGAAAAAGGCCAGCATTTCCACGACTTCGATACACCAGCAGACGCCGCGTGA